From one Amaranthus tricolor cultivar Red isolate AtriRed21 chromosome 17, ASM2621246v1, whole genome shotgun sequence genomic stretch:
- the LOC130804252 gene encoding protein PAL OF QUIRKY, with amino-acid sequence MDHSTHQSLPQPSSSSTLKDTQIPQERRLLISYNGQILPNPHNNTLFYANGTTRFISIPKTTVISLSTLFSHISKRLFNGTTHNFTLKYLLPHHDLDSLISIASDEDLLNMIDEYDRNSSLKCSTPKRIRFFLFVKEDDGDDWSGDEESKVAGSNTGEENSDECTVLESNLSFGSTKSSDSNCTNKDNVNGGGCGSGVSDDLKIALHSLDSIGSDFSLPSPHFSPQAVVYQDLLGIFDSKPASVNLIETESNASDCSRQIDIPSPIQVLIPGYTTPKLINQPEHQSSPRAQYINHQASQSNYVAQYYLSSIPVAYPPMYPTCVHPQQHYQYFLNKPYPVYMMPVGQTKNPYGVSVMHNSIVPPNASTRRPQTPSMVYEGYEPINTSQSIEQTQKPHETSMMHTSTTPPNSISRPQVPSMVYDGYKPINTTQSVEQTQNPYGKFMTHPLTTPPNASTSRPQIPLMVYEGYKPMNTTPEYAGVTQPLTLPSMNQPAQPITPSPIENFNIFGDYEDPMRAQIYKTQPSGPSPTSSSQLQMLPERFSQLQMENTKRQL; translated from the exons ATGGATCATTCCACCCACCAATCCCTACCACAACCATCATCTTCCTCCACCCTTAAGGACACCCAAATTCCACAAGAACGCCGCCTTTTGATAAGCTACAACGGTCAAATCCTCCCAAATCCGCATAACAACACCCTATTTTACGCTAACGGCACAACCCGTTTCATCTCCATCCCTAAAACCACCGTAATTTCTCTCTCTACCCTTTTCTCTCACATCTCAAAACGCCTCTTCAATGGAACCACCCACAATTTTACTCTCAAATACCTGCTTCCTCATCATGATCTTGACTCATTGATTTCTATCGCATCTGATGAAGATCTTTTGAACATGATTGATGAGTATGAtcggaattcctcgttgaaatGTTCTACGCCGAAACGGATacgattttttttgtttgtgaaaGAAGATGATGGTGATGATTGGTCCGGTGATGAGGAATCGAAGGTCGCCGGTTCGAATACTGGTGAGGAGAATTCGGATGAATGTACTGTTTTGGAAAGTAATTTGAGCTTTGGGTCTACGAAATCCTCTGATTCCAATTGTACGAATAAGGATAATGTTAATGGCGGTGGGTGTGGTTCTGGTGTTTCCGATGATTTGAAGATTGCTTTGCATTCCCTTGATTCTATAGGAAG TGACTTCAGCCTTCCCAGCCCACATTTTAGCCCACAAGCTGTAGTGTATCAAGATCTATTGGGAATTTTTGACTCTAAACCTGCTTCTGTCAATCTTATTGAGACGGAAAGCAATGCTTCTGATTGTTCTCGTCAGATTGACATTCCGAGTCCCATTCAGGTTCTTATTCCTGGTTATACGACCCCTAAACTGATAAATCAACCAGAACACCAATCCTCACCTCGAGCACAGTATATTAACCACCAAGCTTCTCAATCCAATTATGTCGCGCAATATTATTTGAGTTCTATTCCTGTTGCCTATCCTCCAATGTATCCGACTTGTGTCCATCCGCAACAGCACTACCAATATTTCTTAAATAAGCCATACCCCGTCTACATGATGCCTGTTGGGCAAACAAAAAATCCTTATGGTGTTTCTGTGATGCATAATTCAATAGTACCACCAAATGCTTCTACAAGGCGACCTCAAACGCCTTCAATGGTGTATGAAGGGTATGAACCTATCAATACATCACAATCCATTGAGCAAACTCAAAAACCCCATGAAACTTCCATGATGCATACTTCGACAACTCCACCAAATTCCATAAGTCGACCTCAAGTACCTTCAATGGTTTATGATGGGTATAAACCTATCAATACAACACAATCCGTTGAGCAAACACAAAACCCGTATGGCAAGTTTATGACGCATCCTTTAACAACGCCACCAAATGCTTCTACTAGTCGGCCTCAAATACCTTTGATGGTTTACGAAGGGTATAAACCTATGAATACAACACCTGAATATGCTGGGGTAACACAGCCCTTGACTTTGCCTTCTATGAATCAACCAGCTCAACCTATTACTCCTTCCCCTATTGAAAATTTCAATATCTTCGGTGACTATGAAGATCCAATGCGGGCTCAGATATATAAAACTCAACCTTCTGGTCCTAGTCCTACATCATCATCTCAACTTCAAATGTTACCAGAAAGATTCTCTCAACTACAAATGGAGAATACGAAGCGTCAACTCTAA
- the LOC130804251 gene encoding protein PLASTID MOVEMENT IMPAIRED 2-like, with the protein MDETELGNERTIRSVKAAIDMYGGGKIKQGTNVEKKFQNDAAFSKKQSSKAQELHLAKNRISKIKENIRIAELEKSQAEYELLKAKRLVRELTSQIEETKLRTREFRKEKKVEDEQYEEITREFEAVKQELSKIKLELDRTVVEKTRAEKEAEDAGLRLEDYTDTAERLRLEIEEANDEEVLVELAEIQARKELKEIESQKNEEMEKKLLLIEETRKKTCVLKDEIEKMKDLEEKFELTKSDSEVLQHELNLIKQMDSGFRRNENLRSLAREVDAARKEYEAIKTEGFQVMRSMDVIRNELNDVLKEKGEIEKREAETEKCIKKLNSKILRAKEKLEAAKACEEKTKAMEPTLSLALEELAREKEDAKKEESNLRNEIENIRVEIDGIETKTSTNEEAMEVVIEELEVVKRAELDVLERLKTLAEEVARSRASKRKSTIRISKFEYDYLTGCAVEACELSDKKVAAANAWKEALMAEAKEVEMKTARAEKEVRELKLKTEDTEHGAEMANKEVQNRRHKGSKSLQHRISMKERDYSSTPGRETKFQRSLGSPATTARRMSTSNSLTIRRRRKVMLNIAKYCANEHNEYGIKSP; encoded by the exons ATGGATGAGACAGAACTCGGAAATGAAAGAACGATTCGATCAGTGAAAGCAGCCATAGATATGTATGGAGGAGGGAAGATTAAACAAGGTACTAATGTTGAAAAGAAGTTCCAAAATGATGCTGCATTCTCTAAG AAGCAATCTTCAAAGGCACAAGAACTTCATCTTGCAAAGAATAGGATcagcaaaatcaaagaaaacatcAGAATCGCAGAGTTGGAGAAATCTCAGGCTGAGTACGAACTCCTGAAGGCGAAAAGATTAGTCCGGGAGCTAACCTCACAGATCGAAGAGACAAAATTGAGAACTAGAGAATTTAGAAAGGAGAAGAAAGTTGAAGATGAGCAGTACGAAGAAATTACACGAGAATTTGAAGCTGTGAAGCAGGAACTTAGCAAGATTAAGCTCGAGTTAGATCGTACAGTAGTAGAAAAAACGCGAGCAGAGAAAGAAGCGGAAGATGCGGGTTTGAGACTCGAGGATTACACAGACACAGCGGAAAGATTGAGATTAGAGATTGAAGAAGCTAATGACGAGGAGGTATTGGTTGAGCTCGCTGAAATTCAGGCGCGAAAGGAACTCAAAGAGATTGAATCACAGAAAAATGaagaaatggaaaaaaaattgttactgATTGAAGAAACTAGAAAGAAAACCTGTGTGTTGAAGGATGAGATCGAGAaaatgaaagatcttgaagAAAAATTCGAGCTAACTAAGTCGGATTCTGAAGTATTGCAACATGAACTGAATTTGATCAAACAAATGGACAGTGGGTTTCgtagaaatgaaaatttgagaagTTTGGCTAGAGAAGTGGATGCAGCACGAAAAGAGTACGAGGCTATTAAAACAGAAGGGTTTCAAGTTATGAGAAGTATGGATGTAATCAGAAATGAGTTGAATGATGTTTTGAAGGAAAAGGGTGAAATCGAGAAAAGGGAAGCAGAAACCGAGAAGTGTATAAAGAAACTAAACTCGAAGATTCTTAGAGcgaaagagaagttggaagcTGCAAAAGCATGTGAGGAGAAGACGAAGGCCATGGAACCGACACTTTCGCTTGCGTTGGAGGAGTTGGCGAGAGAAAAGGAAGACGCGAAGAAAGAGGAGTCGAATTTGAGAAACGAGATTGAAAACATTAGGGTTGAAATCGATGGAATCGAGACTAAAACTAGTACAAATGAGGAGGCCATGGAAGTAGTAATTGAGGAGCTTGAAGTAGTTAAAAGAGCAGAATTAGATGTGCTTGAAAGACTTAAAACTCTTGCTGAGGAAGTAGCAAGATCTAGGGCCTCCAAAAGGAAATCCACCATTAGAATATCGAAATTTGAGTATGATTATTTGACAGGATGTGCAGTAGAAGCTTGTGAACTTTCTGACAAGAAAGTAGCAGCGGCTAATGCTTGGAAGGAAGCGTTAATGGCAGAGGCGAAGGAGGTGGAAATGAAAACTGCGCGAGCAGAGAAAGAAGTACGAGAGCTGAAACTGAAGACGGAAGACACAGAACATGGTGCAGAAATGGCAAACAAGGAAGTGCAAAACAGAAGACATAAAGGGAGCAAGAGTCTACAACATCGAATATCAATGAAAGAGCGTGATTATAGCTCAACACCGGGCAGAGAAACAAAATTCCAGAGATCTCTTGGATCTCCGGCCACAACTGCAAGACGAATGAGCACTTCGAATTCCTTAACTATAAGGAGAAGAAGAAAGGTAATGCTTAATATAGCCAAGTACTGTGCAAACGAACACAATGAATATGGGATCAAGTCACCCTAG